The genomic region GTCATAGTAACATCTTGCTGCTGAAAGAACTTTTTGGGGACGACAACCATCAACATGATTACAAAAACAGACACGATCTTAATAGAAATGATTATAACAGGCGTGAAAAAGGACATTACGATAATAGAAACGATGAACATAATAATAGACATTCCCGCTATTCAGATTTTGGACATCGTCAACAAAATCGTAACAGACAAATGTATAATCAACTCAGTTCTCTAAGCAGAGTAGATAAACCTGTTCTTCGAACAGGAGACTATGATAGAGATCATAATTTGGATGACACAGTCAGGAGGCAAGATGACAGGGATCAGAGACAAGACGACAGAACTTTTAGACAAGATTACAGGAATCAAAGACTTGATGACAAATATGAACATCGAGGTGACAGAAATCAAAGACTTTATGACAGAAACGTACGTCTTGACGATAGAAATCAAAGACTTTATGACAGATACAACAGACATGATGACAGAAGTCAAAGATTAGATTACAGAAATATCAGACTTGAAGTAAGAAATCCAAGACTAGACGATAGATATAATAGAGAAGATGAGAGGAATCAAAGACTTGATGACAGATACAACAGGCTAGATGACAGGAATCAAAGACTTGATGACAGATACAACAGGCTAGATGACAGGAATCAAAGACTTGATGACAGATACAACAGGCTAGATAGCAGGAACCAAAGACTCGATGACAGATACAACAGGCTAGATAGCAGGAACCAGAGACTTGATGACAGATACAACAGGCTAGATGGCAGGAACCAAAGACTTGATGACAGATATAACAGACAAGATGACAGATTTCAGCGACTTGATGATAGAAATCAAAGAGTTGATTACAGATTGAACAGGCTATCTGACAGGAATCAAAGACTTGATAACAGAAATCCAAGACTTGATGACAGATATAACAGACAAGATAACAGAAACTCAAGACTTGATGATAGGAACCAAAGAGTCGATGACAGATATAATAGACAAGATAATATAAGGCTTGATAGCGATAGATATCAAAAACAAGACGACAGATTCCAAAAACACGAATACACTTTCCAAGACAAAAAAGATTTAGACAACACACAAAGCAATAAGCAAAGAAATCATCAAGATTTAACTGACAATCTGAATAATCAATTGTTATTGCAACATCGAGGCAAATTTGACTACGGCGGGCTTCTAAGCCAGAAGCGAAGACCGACCTATCTAGACCGCAAAAAGAGTTACAACAATTTACGAGCCAGATTAGAAGAACAGGATGATGAGTATCGTGATGATGACCGCAAAGATCAAGATATCAGAAGCGGTGGTTACGATGAGCAGAAATATCAAGCCCGTTTGCGCAGTCTAAagtataaacttaataaaaatctccAAGACATTGAACGATCTCCGGTCAAAAGTCTCCTTCGTGCTGCTGATAATTTAGATTGCGCGGCTCAACTTCAATGTATAAAACGATGTGGATCAAATTCGTCAAAGCCGCAACAAGACGAATGTCACAATACTTGTCAAGAAGAGATACCGTGTCAAAATGATGATTATGAGGACCTTTGCAATGAGTCAGGTCATGACAGCTGCGGAGGTGTAGGTACTGGAAGTACTAAGGGTGAATTACTGGAAGAGAATAATAATtgctgttaaataaaatttaataaactgcctaaaatgtagttttatttattttctgtttctCAAGTCCACTCTTTGACCTAGGTTCATAATACAaatcactatttaaaaaaatggtgattgtcaaaattaatgacataaatacaacaataatatGTCAGGCTAATAATATCCGAGTAATATTCCTACTACTTTGGCTGATAGCTGATAGGATACTCgtattattttgtgcaatgaatatgtatttttggttGTATATAGTCTGTggttgtaacaaaataaacaaaggaaAACTATACTTGAAtttccataaaattaaaaatcttttgtaaATCGCACAGTCATTTTAAATCATTGTTTTCGTCATGTTGCCAAATAAAGATGATATTTCCATCGGAAGTAAGGtgagatataaatatttttaaacgttttCCGATGCCTATCTTAAATGTTACCCTCAGTAATAGTAAAACATGTAGCTAATATTCATGGCATGTAAAGCTGTCTGTTGCTCTTTATTGATACCGCTCACACGTCTTTTTCCTTAACGGTACGTACGCTAAGTACGCGAAACCGACgagcatgaagagagttggAAGCAGAGAGTGATGaatcgaaagaagtatgcagggatcttggcaagtggatGGATGGAGTCCCTACCTATCCCTCTGGGAGGCTTAATTTGACATTACATTACGTGATGCACATACGTTTAGCAGGATGATAGATCgaccattttaatattatctttagGAACTGATGGGACATCTGAAAATTTCTCATCTTCATCTCGGTGGGATATAAAGAAACTAGATCTTTCTACTTAccatgtaacatacatactactTTTGCTTTATTGACAGTAAAAGATATACAATAACTAATATTAGTAATTCTGTGAGAATGTGGAATCATATCTTGTTGATTTTGATCACCCAGGTGATTTGTTATTAGGTGATTTTATGACACAAAAAAGTGGAATTTTATCGCCTAGGTGATATTACCCAGGTGATATGACCCAGGTGATATGACCCAGGTGACCAAAGTGAAATAATCCgatatatgtacaaaaactAGATCCATTTGTTTCAGGATAAGTCGTCAAATCTTAGCGGACAAAATGTACGTAATATTGATTTCAATACGCTAAAGGTAGCCATATAATACTGTTAAAATTTTCcagttaaaaattcaattttgttgtttaattCCTCAAATTccttttaagtttaaaaaaaaaacagagtgGCCATaagtactaaaaaaaaatgattttgatatttttcagGACTCATCAATGACTTCGCTCAAGACTTTACAAGAGGAGATATCGGAGTTTATCCAAAGAGAAGAGAGTACTGTCGCTTCTAGTCATTTCTACCCAGGCATTGAGCTGGCGGATTATGATTTCTCAAACGAAAGACACAACCCTTATGCGACTAAGTATGTTTGTCTTATACAAGATCTTGCACTACTAGCacatggtacatacatacatatccaacgtcaatatcccttgcgggatagacagggccaacagtcttgaaaatgctGATAGGCCaagatcagctgtttggtttactaatagaattgagattcatattaaGTGACaggcccgtcgcctaaaagaagaaagtttataagcctatcacttagtcgccttttacgacacccatgggaaagagctggagtggtcctattcttttatctattggtgccgggaaccacacggcactactagCACATGAtaactaagtacctacaaCTCGAGCTTCAATTTGTCCgttttaataattgaataGTCCTCTGATCAAAATACTGGCGAcatcaatacaaatataaataaatacatacgggacagattacacggATTGGGTTAGCCAcaaagttcaagacttgtggcACGAGAAACTacctcaacgatactatattttataataaatacttataaggatatacatccaagacccaggacaatcagaggaagttcgtttctcatcatgccctggccgggattcgaacccgggacctccagtgccACAGACAAGTGCACTACCGCAGTGCCACAGAGACCGTTAACAAACATTTTGAGTAGTAATAAACGATAATCTGTTACGAACCATTCTTCAATTTCAAGGTAAATGCCGTCTTtaagtattgaaataactagttctacgAGTCACtactacattcattcatgttttttaatgtagacaatgtgcattcgtccatgatttagatttaagtgatctatatttgtatattgacgtccgatgaaaatactgcagtgtagtttgttccgccgcttcttctacacatacgCTTTATAAAcggtagtatttataattagattacagtgatgtgacgtcaataagtggtaccttgtatccaaatttgaaaataaatctactctgttctattcttttcttaagaaaaccaattattttcttacagCCTCCTTGAAGCGACGTCATACCTCGTCAAAGGGTGTCTCGGCATAGGAATACTAAGCATGCACGAAGCCTTCATGTTTGGTGGCATTCTGGCGTCAACTCTAGGCGCCATTGTGATCGGAATTATCTTATCAACTTCAATGGCAgttagttgtttttttataatttttgctttcataagcatctacatacatatagatagtatataattacgtctatatccctttcggggtttacagagccaatagtcttgcaaaagactgacagaccacattcagctgttaggcttaatgatagaattaagattcaaatagtgtcggGTTGCTGGCCCACcgcgtaaaagaagaaccccgagtttataattacaaaattatctaTAATCGCAGCTTATTAATTaactagttgtgcccgcgacttcgtccgtatggaatagttattttgggcatcattgaagccctcaaggcggatgaatataatttaccccgtttttttttacacatcatacattttccattatttcttagctcctaatagttgcagcgtgttgttatatagcctaaagccttcctcgataaatggtctattcaacacaaaaataatttttcaattcgaaccagtagttcctgagattagcgttaaaataaacaaacaaacaaactcttcagctttataatattagtatagatttctgCCCGTTTTGGTTTGCAGATGTTGGTTAATTCAGCACAGAAGATGTACACGACTATTCGTGTGACACGATTATCTTACGCTGATTTGTGCGAAGCCGCCATTGCAATAGGACCCTTGAGAAAGCTaagaagatatagtaaaatCTTTAGGTTATATTGTGGAAAAGAACTGTAGTTATAGCTTAGTTTAATAACATCAAactatgacggcctctgtggcgcagcggtagtacgcttgtcgccgtttacaacatccatgggaacgagatggagtggtcctatacttttttaattggtatttatttttattttatttaatagtcaCATCTGATTCTCATTTAATAGTCAAAGAGTGACTGAGATATAACGAAGTACATAACACATTATTTGGGCGAGTCCAAAACGCCTCTTGCAAAACGTTTCTTAAATATGACGTCGCACCCTGAGTTTCTTGTTCGCTTCATAAACCAAATCTTAATTATCGCATTTATGGATATTATGTCTTAATGAAAGTtactccatattttttattcacatacCTAtggcatttttaaataattattaaatttttgaaatagaCTTTTACatcgtatttttaatttttaaataaatataaaacaaacaatccTCTTAATTATTCAATGGTTAACAGGAAAAGATCCCTAAATGGAATAAGTCCGTGCATATTGTATCAAACAAATTTGCTGTATTTTTGTGGTATTtcttatgtacaataaaggtattacaaacatacaaatgaaCAAACATTTACAACGTCaaaatcaaaactaaaaatgcacaaaaatatgtaatgtagTTAATTACTTGTAATATACAAtcttgttattaattattattcttttaaaacatcATACCTTTTCCAGGTATGCAGTTGAATGTTCAGTTTTCTTACAAATGACCGGATCGTGCAGTATCTATCAAATAGTTATTGCTTATACGATTAAGACggtatgtttttcttttggtaACTGCAAAACGTTAGGTACCAAGTTTGGTTTTATTCAAAGCATAATTGGCAACAAGTGGTATGCTTGATAAATATGCTCAAATCCGTAGAAACTTTGATTGCGAGATTTAGATATTCCGCTATTGTTGGGTTGGACGCAGAGATGTCAtcaatatctttttaaaaaaattgatcctattctacatatatatttacgtctttatcccttgcggggtaaatagaaccaacagtcttaaaaagactgatgggccacgttcagctacttacTTGGCcgaatgatagaaatgagatttgtatagtgacaggttgctagcccatcgcctacaaggagGATCCCTTGTTTAtgagcctaacccttagtcgccttctacgacatccagaAACTgtgcttaaatttattattgtttagtaGAAATTCGTAATTACTAACTTTCAGGTCACAGAATTCGTGAGCGCTCCAGTTAACGAGCTTCAGTTATCATTACGAACATATATCTTCATAATAACTATACCGTTATTGTTTTTGTGCATGATAAGAACATGGAAATATCTGGCGCCGTTTTCAATAGTCGCCGATTTATTTATGGGtaagattttattgttaaactgGCGATTACCACCCACAGCTGCGCCTGCGCGcctttagcgccatctattaaCATAATGCGACGAATTTACCGCtgtctacaaaaaaaaacaccaatttagcatacatacatacatataatcacgtctatatcccttgcagggttgacagagccaacttaGTGTACCTTACTATGTATAAAGTAATACTTTTTTACGGTAAATAAATGGTTTGCGAGTGCCAAATAAACGGTGTTTCCTTGGGACTTTCTAATGCAATTATGTTTCATTACAGGTATATGCATCATCACGACAATGTTCTACAGCATATCTGAAGCTGGTGATATTATCAAGCGACCGCTGTGGAAAACTGTCCCTGGATTGTTCAAATTCTTCGGCATTTGCCTGTTCAGTATGGACGGTATACCTCTCGTGTTGCCCATAGAAAACAATATGAGAAGTCCACATCACGCACCGTTCGTCATACATTgcggtaaataaatatatacggaacaaattacactgattgagttagcctcgaagtaagttcgagacttgtgttacgagatactaactcaacgatactatattttataataaatacttatatagataaacatccaagctcaggccaatcagaaaaagttcttttttcatcatgccctggccggaattcgaacccgggacctctggtgtcacagaggccgtcaaataacCGATGGATTGAGATAATTCCCGTTTTCCAATTGgttgataaaatttgatgaaatatatTATGCTACTTGCTTCCGCGTTTTATAATGGaaatgatattcaaatagtgacaggttgctattataacctacaagaaaaatctcaagtgtAAGTTCAATCTCAACTTATATCTAAtagaaatgcgaaagtaagtttgttttgccgtgtggttcccgccaccaataggaaagaataggaccactccatctctttcccatggatgtcgtaaaaggcgactaagggataggcttataaacttgggattcttcttttaggcgacaggctagcaacctgtcactatttgaatctcatttctatcattgagctaagcagctgaacgtggcctattagtctttttgggactgtcgactttgtctatcccgcaggggatgtagacgtgattatatgtatgtatgttgatattcaaatagtgacaggttgctagcttattaCCTACAAGGagaatcttaaatttaagccCTCAAATATTACTATCActatatagtataaaacaaagtcgctattttagtctgtttgtctgtatgcttaaatctttaaaattacgcaacggatttaaatgcggttttttgtaacaggtagagtgattcaagaggaaggtttttatgtatatttttttccgaattttgcacccgtgcgaagccggggcgggtcgctagtaatattataatgcgaaagtaagtgtgttttgtttgttttctcgcGTGTAAGTGGCGTTGAATTCGCGCAGGCGAAGCTGCGGTTAACAGcttgtttaaaataacaacatcTGTGTTCTTTGATTGGTACTTTTGAATAGTGCTGAGACTGAAAGCGTGAATGAAGATTTCTTTTTAGAAACTACTTGTGCTCGCTGTTTTCGCTTTTACGCTTTATCTACGTTATTCGTAGTTAGCAATCGTGGCGTTAGATGTCTCtgtacataaaaaacataacacCTACTAAAAAGTTGGTATGTTGATGTAAATCGTTATTatattcaacatacatacattgtatGACATCACGTCATTATGCCTaaacggagtagacagagctattAGTAACGAAGAGAAATTAAGGCCACGTTAGTTTAATTAAGGCAACCTGCTCTCATTCATCTTCTATATCaaacactagctgtgctcgcgacttcgtccgcgtggaatagttattttgggcatcattgaagccctcaaggaggaataattgtCCCCGCTTatttccacattttccattatttcttcgctgctTATAGTTGTGTAGTGaagataaatagcctaaagccttcctcgataaatggtttattcaacgcaaaaagaatttttcaattcgaactagtagttcctgagattagcgcgttcaattaaacaaacaaactcttcagctttataatattagtatagatttataatattagtatagataacataaatgagaaaaataacTAATTGTTTCAGGTATGGTTATGGTTTGTATGGCTACGATTGCGACCGGCTTCTTTGGATATTGGGGATGGGGAGAGAATTGCAGAAGTCCTATCACCATTCACATGCCACTAGAAACGTACGtataactttttatcccgaaatagTGGATATAATTTTAAGAGCCCCAAAGAAAACTCTACATGGGgtaataaaatcatacaaCATGGAAATcatctaaaatataaaattgacgtgtcacaatgtttgttcccgtactcctccgaaacggcttgaccgattgtcatgaaattttgtgagcatattgagtaggtttgagaatcggccaacattaatttttcgtaacccttagtgataagggttgtttCACCGGGAACTTAAAACTGCAAAAACATGTCAGAATGCAATGCATTCTGACATGtttggctcccggcaccaatacaaaaaagaataggaccactccatttctttcccatggatgtcgtaaaaggcgactaagggataggcttacaaacttgggattctttttttaggctatgggctagcaacctgtcactatttgaatctcaattctatcattaagctaaatagctgaacgtggccattaagtcttttcaaggctgttggctctgtctaccccgcaagggatatagacgtgaccatatgtatgtattatttatttttacagaatcCCAATAATTCTACAATTTCTGGTGGCGACGATGTTAGCTGCAACGTTTGCGATACAATTTTGGGTACCTTTCAGGATAGTATGGCGGTATATAGGTAAATCACACGATGTCGTGTTTGGGTAAgactttgaaaatatttttaattgaaaaaagatcttaattatttattaccttaGTGGCAATATGAATCTaataatagatagatagattaaactctttattgcaccatacatacaaaacagcacaaaacagatagagatggtacaaaggctcAATAAAACTTGGATGACCGGCGTGATTTGCATCATTCTGACATTTTTTTCTGCTTCCCTCTGGATGGAACAAAGTAACCTTCCTCTGAGAGGTCAGAATTAATCTGGTAAATCACTAGAGAAGGTTACTTCTCTTTCAACTTTCTGTAAAAACTCTTCAAGTTTTTTTGGGGGTTAACCCAAATGAACTCTTGTTGAAGAGTTTTTACACCTAACCCAGCTTGGATCATGCTTCTCTCGATGTTTTGACCAAAGAAGTATTTGTTATCATTCAAATTTATGTACGTAAGAGAAGATAGTAGTAAGACGTCTGTGGGTTTTGAAACCGGTTCCTTGATACGGGTACACAGTGACATATTTACCTTACAAGACTACTGATTCAAGTCGGATATGTTGACAACTCTTTTacattatacgagtatattttacaaggtgtgcccgcgacttcgtttgcgtggaatagttattttgggcatcattgaagcactCAAGGAtggataattttccccgatttttatgttcacattttccattacttcttcTTCCATTGCtactaaaagttgcagcgtgatgttataggtatatcctaaagccttcctcgataaatggtctattcaacacaaaaataatttttaaagtagattggtgcgttcaaacaaacaaactcttcagctttatattattagtaaatatAGATTCAAACAGATTATTTTTAGGAAAAGGACCAGATGGGAAAGATTCTACAGAGTGATATACCTACTGTTTATAACTTGCCTTTCTACAGTATTTTCTCAGCCAGATAACACGATGATTTTTGTGAGTATTTTTTATCTCTCGAATAAAAAGATATTAGAATGAGAGGTACTTTTACTTGTTGTCGTAAGAGCATTCGATAAACGAACGTAATTAGATATGTTAACAATGTGTTTTAGTCCTGAAGTGTGAAATCTATTAAAGGTGCGTCTCTCTACCAAAATACACCATTTTCTTGCAGGGATAGGCAGAGCATGAAATGATCTTGCCCTTGTTTAAAAAACAGGTTCATAACTATACAcgccttaatatttttcagcTAGGCAACTTCTTCGTGTCGTTGAATTCGCTAATAATACCGGGACTTATCGACATTTTGGTTATGTGCAATGCTGGACAAaggtatttcttatttattttatagatgaTTTTCTATCCAAAGCTTAATAAATTACGAGTAACAATAATGATCCAGTAGACAATGTAATAGGCTAAATTTGCGTTGTGGGGCCAAAAATATCAATCAACAATCGCagacaatttacatacatataatcacgtccaaatcccttgcggggtagacagagccaacagtcttaagactgatatgccacgtttagctgtttgacttaatgataaaattgtgattgaaatagtgtcaggttgctagtctgtcgcctaaaagaagaatcccaagtttattagcctatcccttagtcgccttttacgacatccatgggaaagagttctttcttttataatgGTGCCAGAAACCATAGACAATTTATATTGTCT from Amyelois transitella isolate CPQ chromosome 27, ilAmyTran1.1, whole genome shotgun sequence harbors:
- the LOC106140414 gene encoding probable DNA repair protein RAD50 — its product is MIIGIPNTSKGSSTHNDERKQERDGDDSGTSEMLQLLLKGQLLHLPESETSHSRRSYNRNPLLSLFDNDRAHSREFKTLDSVESRQRHMSHDRHRHDQSNERYRNRNYDNRNLNEKHVHTHNDKHHQNRDSLYDKLEPYVSHSNILLLKELFGDDNHQHDYKNRHDLNRNDYNRREKGHYDNRNDEHNNRHSRYSDFGHRQQNRNRQMYNQLSSLSRVDKPVLRTGDYDRDHNLDDTVRRQDDRDQRQDDRTFRQDYRNQRLDDKYEHRGDRNQRLYDRNVRLDDRNQRLYDRYNRHDDRSQRLDYRNIRLEVRNPRLDDRYNREDERNQRLDDRYNRLDDRNQRLDDRYNRLDDRNQRLDDRYNRLDSRNQRLDDRYNRLDSRNQRLDDRYNRLDGRNQRLDDRYNRQDDRFQRLDDRNQRVDYRLNRLSDRNQRLDNRNPRLDDRYNRQDNRNSRLDDRNQRVDDRYNRQDNIRLDSDRYQKQDDRFQKHEYTFQDKKDLDNTQSNKQRNHQDLTDNLNNQLLLQHRGKFDYGGLLSQKRRPTYLDRKKSYNNLRARLEEQDDEYRDDDRKDQDIRSGGYDEQKYQARLRSLKYKLNKNLQDIERSPVKSLLRAADNLDCAAQLQCIKRCGSNSSKPQQDECHNTCQEEIPCQNDDYEDLCNESGHDSCGGVGTGSTKGELLEENNNCC
- the LOC106140405 gene encoding proton-coupled amino acid transporter-like protein pathetic — encoded protein: MTSLKTLQEEISEFIQREESTVASSHFYPGIELADYDFSNERHNPYATNLLEATSYLVKGCLGIGILSMHEAFMFGGILASTLGAIVIGIILSTSMAMLVNSAQKMYTTIRVTRLSYADLCEAAIAIGPLRKLRRYSKIFRYAVECSVFLQMTGSCSIYQIVIAYTIKTVTEFVSAPVNELQLSLRTYIFIITIPLLFLCMIRTWKYLAPFSIVADLFMGICIITTMFYSISEAGDIIKRPLWKTVPGLFKFFGICLFSMDGIPLVLPIENNMRSPHHAPFVIHCGMVMVCMATIATGFFGYWGWGENCRSPITIHMPLETIPIILQFLVATMLAATFAIQFWVPFRIVWRYIGKSHDVVFGKRTRWERFYRVIYLLFITCLSTVFSQPDNTMIFLGNFFVSLNSLIIPGLIDILVMCNAGQSSRTVLKDLFIAISGLVFCVGGMYSLYI